From Streptomyces chrestomyceticus JCM 4735, one genomic window encodes:
- a CDS encoding replication-associated recombination protein A gives MEPDLFTAAAEDRQEKDPTGSPLAVRMRPRTLDEVVGQQHLLKPGSPLRRLVGEGNGGPAGPSSVFLWGPPGIGKTTLAYVVSQATNKRFVELSAITAGVKEVRAVIDGARRASGGYGKETVLFLDEIHRFSKAQQDSLLPAVENRWVTLIAATTENPYFSVISPLLSRSLLLTLEPLTDDDLRGLLKRALTDARGLAGAVTLPEDTEAHLLRIAGGDARRALTALEAGAGSAISKGEKEITLQTLEESVDRAAVKYDRAGDQHYDVASALIKSIRGSDVDAALHYLARMIEAGEDPRFIARRLMISASEDIGLADPSALQTAVAAAQAVALIGFPEARITLSQATIALALAPKSNAAYLAIDAALADVRAGLAGPVPSHLRDSHYKGAEKLGHGKGYQYPHDLPGGIAAQQYAPDEVHGKRYYAPTRYGAEARYADVTDRVRGRLRGEEP, from the coding sequence GTGGAGCCCGACCTGTTCACCGCCGCTGCCGAAGACCGCCAGGAGAAAGACCCCACCGGGTCACCCCTCGCCGTACGGATGCGTCCGCGCACCCTCGACGAGGTGGTCGGCCAGCAGCATCTGCTCAAGCCAGGATCGCCGCTGCGCCGCCTGGTCGGCGAGGGCAACGGCGGGCCCGCCGGCCCGTCCTCCGTCTTCCTGTGGGGGCCGCCCGGCATCGGCAAGACCACCCTCGCGTACGTGGTCAGCCAGGCGACGAACAAGCGCTTCGTGGAGCTCTCCGCGATCACCGCGGGCGTCAAGGAGGTCCGGGCCGTCATCGACGGCGCGCGCCGTGCCTCGGGTGGCTACGGCAAGGAGACCGTCCTCTTCCTCGACGAGATCCACCGCTTCAGCAAGGCACAGCAGGACTCCCTGCTGCCCGCCGTCGAGAACCGCTGGGTGACGCTGATCGCCGCCACCACCGAGAACCCGTACTTCTCGGTGATCTCCCCGCTGCTCTCCCGCTCCCTCCTGCTGACGCTCGAACCGCTCACCGACGACGACCTGCGCGGCCTGCTCAAGCGCGCGCTGACGGACGCGCGGGGCCTGGCCGGCGCGGTCACCCTGCCCGAGGACACCGAGGCGCACCTGCTGCGCATCGCGGGCGGCGACGCGCGCCGGGCGCTCACGGCCCTGGAGGCGGGGGCCGGGTCGGCCATCTCCAAGGGGGAGAAGGAGATCACCCTCCAGACGCTGGAGGAGTCCGTCGACCGGGCCGCGGTCAAGTACGACCGGGCCGGTGACCAGCACTACGACGTCGCCAGCGCGCTGATCAAATCGATCCGCGGCTCCGACGTGGACGCGGCGCTGCACTACCTCGCGCGGATGATCGAGGCGGGCGAGGACCCGCGGTTCATCGCCCGCCGGCTGATGATCTCGGCGAGCGAGGACATCGGGCTCGCCGACCCGTCCGCCCTGCAGACCGCGGTGGCCGCGGCCCAGGCCGTCGCGCTGATCGGCTTCCCGGAGGCCCGGATCACGCTCAGCCAGGCCACGATCGCGCTGGCGCTGGCCCCCAAGTCCAACGCGGCCTACCTGGCGATCGACGCGGCCCTCGCGGACGTACGGGCCGGACTGGCGGGCCCCGTGCCGTCGCATCTGCGCGACAGCCACTACAAGGGCGCCGAGAAACTGGGCCACGGCAAGGGCTATCAGTACCCGCACGACCTGCCCGGCGGGATCGCGGCCCAGCAGTACGCGCCGGACGAGGTCCACGGCAAGCGGTATTACGCGCCTACGCGGTACGGCGCGGAGGCGCGGTACGCGGATGTGACGGACCGGGTACGGGGCCGCTTGCGCGGCGAGGAACCGTAA
- the hisS gene encoding histidine--tRNA ligase, with protein MSTFKAPKGTYDLIPPQSATYLAVRDAISGPLKRSGYGYVETPGFENVELFARGVGESTDIVTKEMYAFETKGGDKLALRPEGTASVLRAALEANLHKAGNLPVKLWYSGSYYRYERPQKGRYRHFSQVGAEAIGAEDPALDAELIILANDAYRSLGLQNFRILLNSLGDKECRPVYRAALQEFLYGLDLDEDTRRRAEINPLRVLDDKRPDVQKQLVGAPLLRDHLCEACKAYHEQVRELLTAAGVAYEDDPKLVRGLDYYTRTTFEFVHDGLGSQSAVGGGGRYDGLSEMIGGPALPSVGWALGVDRTVLALEAEGVELELPASTAVFAVPLGEEARRTLFATVTELRRAGIATDFAYGGKGLKNAMKSANRSGARLAVVAGERDLAEGVVQLKDLESGEQTPVALDSVAEEVRRRLG; from the coding sequence GTGAGCACCTTCAAGGCCCCCAAGGGCACCTACGACCTGATCCCGCCGCAGTCCGCCACCTACCTGGCGGTCCGCGACGCGATCTCCGGACCCCTCAAGCGCTCCGGTTACGGCTACGTCGAGACGCCCGGATTCGAGAACGTCGAGCTGTTCGCACGCGGCGTCGGCGAGTCCACCGACATCGTGACCAAGGAGATGTACGCCTTCGAGACCAAGGGCGGCGACAAGCTCGCGCTGCGCCCCGAGGGCACCGCCTCGGTGCTGCGCGCCGCCCTGGAGGCCAACCTCCACAAGGCGGGCAACCTTCCCGTCAAGCTCTGGTACTCCGGCTCGTACTACCGCTACGAGCGCCCGCAGAAGGGCCGCTACCGCCACTTCTCCCAGGTCGGCGCCGAGGCCATCGGTGCCGAGGACCCGGCGCTGGACGCCGAGCTGATCATCCTGGCCAACGACGCCTACCGCTCGCTGGGCCTGCAGAACTTCCGCATCCTGCTCAACTCGCTCGGCGACAAGGAGTGCCGTCCCGTCTACCGGGCGGCCCTCCAGGAGTTCCTGTACGGGCTCGACCTGGACGAGGACACCCGCCGCCGCGCCGAGATCAACCCGCTGCGGGTGCTCGACGACAAGCGCCCCGACGTGCAGAAGCAACTGGTGGGCGCGCCGCTGCTGCGCGACCACCTGTGCGAGGCGTGCAAGGCGTACCACGAGCAGGTGCGCGAGCTGCTGACCGCGGCGGGCGTCGCCTACGAGGACGACCCGAAGCTGGTACGCGGCCTGGACTACTACACCCGTACGACGTTCGAGTTCGTCCACGACGGCCTCGGCTCGCAGTCCGCGGTCGGTGGCGGCGGACGCTACGACGGCCTGTCCGAGATGATCGGCGGCCCCGCGCTGCCCTCGGTGGGCTGGGCGCTCGGCGTGGACCGCACGGTGCTGGCCCTGGAGGCCGAGGGCGTCGAGCTGGAGCTGCCCGCGAGCACGGCCGTCTTCGCCGTGCCGCTCGGCGAGGAGGCCCGGCGGACGCTGTTCGCCACCGTCACCGAGCTGCGCCGGGCCGGGATCGCCACCGACTTCGCGTACGGCGGCAAGGGCCTGAAGAACGCGATGAAGTCGGCGAACCGCTCGGGCGCCCGCCTCGCGGTCGTCGCCGGTGAGCGGGATCTGGCCGAAGGTGTCGTACAGCTCAAGGACCTGGAGAGCGGCGAGCAGACCCCGGTCGCGCTGGACTCGGTGGCCGAAGAGGTCCGCCGCAGGCTCGGCTGA
- a CDS encoding DUF2470 domain-containing protein, giving the protein MASLSIPGIEDPDDAGLSSPVCRTVTSAGDVLLLVPGDSAAARAAAHAQDDDLTAVMEITDVAPVSVPHRIRGRAWVAGWLTPVRNEDRARAAMLLAERHPVGELLGIGEALQPDPPPGMFGRPAWMMLRMEVGEAAVDDLWGAQAIEPDEFARAEPDPLADHEAELLQHLHSAHSDQVRGLCTLLGDRSQRACDFRDRAVPVALDRFGLRVRFTDDAHRSFDARFDFPEPVRDVVELRRAMHTLFDAAASG; this is encoded by the coding sequence ATGGCCTCGCTGAGCATCCCCGGAATCGAGGACCCCGACGACGCCGGACTCTCGTCCCCAGTATGCCGTACGGTCACCAGTGCTGGTGACGTGCTCCTCCTGGTCCCCGGGGACTCCGCGGCCGCCAGGGCCGCCGCCCACGCCCAGGACGACGACCTGACCGCCGTGATGGAGATCACCGACGTGGCACCCGTCTCGGTGCCGCACCGCATCCGCGGCCGGGCCTGGGTCGCGGGCTGGCTCACTCCCGTACGCAACGAGGACCGCGCCCGCGCCGCCATGCTGCTCGCCGAACGGCACCCGGTCGGCGAGCTGCTCGGCATCGGCGAGGCCCTGCAGCCGGACCCGCCGCCGGGCATGTTCGGACGGCCCGCGTGGATGATGCTGCGCATGGAGGTCGGCGAGGCGGCCGTGGACGACCTGTGGGGCGCCCAGGCCATCGAGCCGGACGAGTTCGCCCGGGCCGAACCCGACCCGCTGGCGGACCACGAGGCGGAGCTGCTCCAGCACCTCCACTCGGCCCACAGCGACCAGGTCCGCGGTCTGTGCACGCTGCTCGGGGACCGCTCGCAGCGCGCGTGCGACTTCCGCGACCGGGCCGTACCGGTGGCCCTGGACCGCTTCGGCCTGCGGGTGCGCTTCACCGACGACGCGCACCGCTCGTTCGACGCCCGCTTCGACTTCCCGGAACCCGTCCGCGACGTCGTCGAACTCCGCCGCGCCATGCACACCCTCTTCGACGCGGCCGCGTCCGGATGA
- a CDS encoding 2,4'-dihydroxyacetophenone dioxygenase family protein — MTISSDPGADSLAETEARLDRRRDQYALPEGHIAAADSPWIPFAPQVMIKHLTFDIRSSSAANVLWVQAGGVLGRHRHRGPVSGYVLDGSWRYLEYDWVGRPGDFVRESPGRTHTLVSDEGMKTVFWLNGPVEFLDERDRVTEVIDVFWFIDHYERGCAEQGIPVNRALYL; from the coding sequence ATGACGATCAGCTCGGATCCGGGAGCGGACAGCTTGGCCGAGACCGAAGCGCGGCTCGACCGGCGCCGGGACCAGTACGCGCTGCCCGAAGGGCACATCGCGGCGGCGGACTCGCCCTGGATCCCGTTCGCCCCGCAGGTGATGATCAAGCATCTGACGTTCGACATCCGCAGCAGCTCGGCCGCGAACGTCCTGTGGGTGCAGGCGGGCGGCGTGCTGGGCCGGCACCGCCATCGCGGCCCGGTCTCGGGCTATGTGCTCGACGGTAGCTGGCGCTACCTGGAGTACGACTGGGTCGGCCGCCCCGGCGACTTCGTCCGGGAGAGTCCGGGCCGTACCCACACCCTGGTCTCCGACGAGGGCATGAAGACCGTCTTCTGGCTGAACGGGCCGGTGGAGTTCCTCGACGAGCGGGACCGGGTGACGGAGGTGATCGACGTCTTCTGGTTCATCGACCACTACGAGCGGGGCTGCGCGGAGCAGGGCATTCCGGTCAACCGGGCGCTCTATCTGTGA
- a CDS encoding vitamin K epoxide reductase family protein — protein sequence MTTTALDDVSTGDDHPGRGGGPTGSGRGLAWLLVITSALGLLAAWVITMDKIELLKDPNFKPACSLSPIVSCGSVMQSPQAEVFGFPNPVAGLIAFGVVMGIGVGLLAGARYRAWYWIGLNIGTLAGAVFCMWLMSQSLYVINSLCLWCTLTWCVTILMFWYTTVHNLKHGIIPAPAGLRKAVLEFHWVVPVLWYGVIALLILTKWWSYWSSLI from the coding sequence ATGACGACGACAGCGCTTGACGACGTGTCCACCGGCGACGATCACCCGGGCCGCGGCGGCGGCCCGACCGGCTCGGGACGGGGCCTGGCCTGGCTGCTGGTCATCACCAGCGCCCTGGGGCTGCTCGCGGCCTGGGTGATCACCATGGACAAGATCGAGCTGCTGAAGGACCCCAACTTCAAGCCGGCCTGCAGCCTGAGCCCGATCGTCTCCTGCGGCAGCGTGATGCAGAGCCCGCAGGCCGAGGTCTTCGGCTTCCCCAACCCGGTCGCCGGCCTGATCGCCTTCGGCGTGGTCATGGGGATCGGCGTCGGGCTGCTCGCCGGGGCCCGCTACCGCGCCTGGTACTGGATCGGCCTGAACATCGGCACCCTCGCCGGCGCCGTCTTCTGCATGTGGCTGATGTCGCAGTCGCTGTACGTCATCAACTCGCTGTGCCTGTGGTGCACGCTGACCTGGTGCGTCACCATCCTGATGTTCTGGTACACCACCGTGCACAACCTCAAGCACGGCATCATCCCCGCGCCGGCCGGCCTGCGGAAGGCCGTGCTGGAGTTCCACTGGGTCGTGCCGGTGCTCTGGTACGGCGTGATCGCGCTGCTGATCCTCACCAAGTGGTGGTCGTACTGGAGCTCGCTGATCTGA
- a CDS encoding MBL fold metallo-hydrolase encodes MLIAGFPAGAWGTNCYLVAPAAGEECVIIDPGHQAAQGVEEALKKHRLKPVAVVLTHGHIDHVASVVPVCGAHDVPAWIHPADRYMMSDPEKALGRSIGQQLMGELTVGEPDDVKELGDGAKLELAGMEFSVAHAPGHTKGSVTFRMPGQADIPPVFFSGDLLFAGSIGRTDLPGGDHAEILRSLERVCLPLQDETVVLSGHGPQTTIGRERATNPFLREVAAGLGDGAPHSPAPRRGM; translated from the coding sequence GTGCTCATTGCCGGGTTCCCCGCCGGGGCCTGGGGGACCAACTGTTACCTGGTCGCCCCGGCCGCGGGTGAGGAGTGCGTGATCATCGACCCGGGCCACCAGGCCGCCCAGGGCGTCGAGGAAGCACTCAAGAAGCATCGGCTCAAGCCCGTCGCCGTCGTCCTCACCCACGGGCACATCGACCACGTCGCCTCGGTCGTCCCGGTGTGCGGCGCGCACGACGTGCCCGCCTGGATCCACCCCGCCGACCGCTACATGATGAGCGACCCGGAGAAGGCCCTCGGCCGCTCCATCGGGCAGCAGCTCATGGGCGAGCTGACCGTGGGGGAGCCGGACGACGTCAAGGAGCTGGGCGACGGCGCGAAGCTGGAGCTGGCCGGGATGGAGTTCTCGGTCGCGCACGCCCCGGGCCATACCAAGGGGTCGGTGACCTTCCGGATGCCCGGGCAGGCGGACATTCCGCCGGTCTTCTTCTCGGGCGACCTGCTGTTCGCCGGCTCCATCGGACGTACCGACCTGCCGGGCGGCGACCACGCCGAGATACTGCGGTCGCTGGAGCGGGTGTGCCTGCCCCTCCAGGACGAGACCGTCGTACTGTCCGGCCACGGCCCCCAGACCACCATCGGCCGCGAGCGCGCCACCAACCCGTTCCTGCGGGAGGTGGCCGCCGGCCTCGGAGACGGCGCACCGCACAGCCCGGCTCCGCGACGAGGAATGTGA